In the genome of Cryptomeria japonica chromosome 8, Sugi_1.0, whole genome shotgun sequence, one region contains:
- the LOC131034599 gene encoding heavy metal-associated isoprenylated plant protein 39-like has translation MKKIVLKTEMNSEKCKRKVLQTIAGIQGVDSVSVDLKEKRITVIGDADPVMLTNKLRKCRFTELVSVSAFREEQLRYSDEMDGSHAYSPHHRSPYSNSYTPPGGFYALTDGDHYSY, from the exons AAAATTGTGTTGAAAACAGAAATGAATAGTGAGAAATGCAAGAGAAAGGTGTTGCAAACTATTGCTGGGATCCAAG GGGTTGACTCTGTAAGTGTGGATTTAAAGGAGAAAAGGATAACTGTGATAGGAGATGCAGACCCTGTGATGTTAACAAATAAGCTAAGAAAGTGCAGATTTACAGAACTGGTTAGTGTGAGTGCATTCAGAGAAGAGCAATTGAGATATTCTGATGAGATGGATGGGAGTCATGCGTATAGTCCTCATCATAGAAGCCCTTATTCAAATTCATATACACCACCAGGAGGATTTTATGCTCTCACTGATGGAGATCATTATTCTTACTGA